In one Neobacillus sp. CF12 genomic region, the following are encoded:
- the glnA gene encoding type I glutamate--ammonia ligase, whose amino-acid sequence MTEAILSNVKDQSEMVQQIKEVINKKSVELLHLQFVDIEGILKHITVTSAQLEDVVEGKIMFDGSSIKGFSPINKSDLYLQPDLGTFAVLPWTVEEGYSEARFLCSVKNPDGTWYEGDTRNVLKKTVERAADKGFTISVGPELEFFLFKTDENGYPTQELSDKAGYFEPSPKDLGERVRLEIYRALKAMGFTIEASHHEVAEGQHEINFKYADALGAADLSTTYKWVVKTVAKKYGLHATFMPKPVFGINGSGMHVNMSFFEGSENAFFDPTDDLQLSNKAYQFIAGLIENVKSFTALTNPLVNSYKRLVPGYEAPCYIAWSASNRSALIRIPAKKGMATRVELRCPDPSANPYLTFAVIASAGLDGIEQGLAVPFPINEDIFHMTEERRGELGIESLPGSLEAALQELEDGEIGRKTLGDHVYDEFVSLKKAEWDSYRTAVHSWEIENYQAKF is encoded by the coding sequence ATGACTGAAGCTATTCTTTCAAATGTTAAAGATCAATCTGAAATGGTTCAACAAATCAAAGAAGTAATAAATAAAAAAAGTGTCGAACTTCTGCACTTACAATTTGTAGATATTGAAGGAATCTTAAAACACATAACGGTAACGAGTGCACAATTGGAAGATGTGGTTGAAGGGAAAATCATGTTTGATGGATCCTCTATTAAAGGATTTTCACCAATCAATAAATCGGATTTATATTTACAACCTGATTTAGGTACCTTTGCTGTTTTACCTTGGACGGTTGAAGAAGGATATTCTGAAGCGCGTTTTCTATGCTCTGTTAAAAATCCGGATGGAACATGGTATGAAGGCGACACAAGAAATGTCTTAAAGAAAACAGTGGAACGTGCAGCAGATAAAGGATTTACCATTTCGGTAGGACCAGAGCTTGAGTTTTTCTTGTTTAAAACAGATGAAAACGGATATCCGACACAGGAATTAAGTGACAAAGCTGGATATTTCGAACCCTCACCTAAGGATCTTGGCGAGAGAGTTCGTTTAGAAATCTACCGAGCGTTAAAAGCAATGGGCTTTACCATCGAAGCATCACACCATGAAGTAGCCGAGGGGCAGCATGAGATTAATTTTAAATATGCTGATGCCTTAGGTGCAGCTGATCTTTCGACTACATATAAATGGGTTGTCAAAACTGTAGCAAAGAAATATGGTCTTCATGCAACGTTTATGCCTAAACCTGTTTTTGGTATTAACGGTTCAGGAATGCATGTGAACATGTCATTCTTTGAAGGAAGTGAAAATGCCTTTTTTGATCCGACGGATGATTTACAACTTTCAAATAAAGCGTATCAATTTATTGCAGGTTTAATTGAAAACGTAAAGAGTTTTACAGCACTGACGAATCCGCTTGTAAACTCGTATAAACGTTTAGTACCTGGATATGAGGCACCTTGCTATATCGCTTGGAGCGCATCAAACCGTTCTGCATTAATTCGAATTCCAGCAAAAAAGGGTATGGCCACTCGTGTTGAGTTAAGATGTCCGGACCCATCAGCCAATCCATACTTAACTTTTGCGGTTATTGCATCTGCAGGTTTAGATGGTATTGAGCAAGGATTAGCCGTGCCGTTTCCAATTAATGAAGATATTTTCCATATGACAGAAGAGCGCCGTGGTGAACTTGGAATTGAAAGTCTTCCTGGAAGTTTAGAGGCTGCATTACAGGAATTAGAGGATGGGGAGATTGGACGTAAAACATTGGGTGACCATGTTTATGATGAGTTTGTTTCCTTGAAAAAGGCTGAATGGGATAGTTATCGTACTGCAGTTCATTCATGGGAAATTGAAAATTATCAAGCTAAGTTTTAG
- a CDS encoding iron ABC transporter permease translates to MSKYKIFRIKQGKISYLIDKKALFVFIGLLLGTAAVFVISTGLGEMKISPLNVLKVFFGGGSEMEALVIQSFRLPRIIVALMAGIGLAVAGGILQGMIRNPLASPDILGITGGASVAVVGFLAIFSDKNHVLTVSIHWLPLAAFIGAAVVAFLVYILAWKNGVSPIRLILIGIGLMSLTKALTTFMMVLGPIYQASQANIWITGTVYGSTWKNVGALVPWIIILITIAFIYARNVNIQELGDEVATGLGGRVQRQRLVLMLLSTGLVGGSVAFAGGIGFVGLMAPHMARRLVGSAFGALLPVSALLGGILVMLADLVGRTLFSPLEIPAGVFTASIGAPYFIYLLFKTRNT, encoded by the coding sequence ATGAGTAAATACAAAATTTTTAGAATCAAACAAGGGAAGATCTCTTATTTAATTGATAAAAAAGCATTATTTGTGTTTATCGGATTGTTACTTGGAACCGCTGCTGTTTTTGTTATTAGTACAGGGTTGGGAGAAATGAAGATAAGCCCTTTAAATGTATTGAAGGTATTTTTCGGCGGAGGGTCTGAAATGGAGGCCCTTGTCATTCAATCCTTCCGATTACCCAGAATCATTGTTGCTTTAATGGCTGGAATCGGACTGGCAGTTGCAGGGGGGATTTTGCAAGGAATGATACGAAACCCGCTGGCTTCGCCTGATATCTTAGGGATTACTGGAGGGGCATCGGTAGCGGTTGTAGGTTTTTTGGCAATTTTTAGTGATAAAAATCATGTATTAACGGTAAGTATTCACTGGCTGCCCTTAGCCGCCTTTATCGGTGCAGCAGTTGTGGCATTCCTCGTTTATATTTTGGCATGGAAAAATGGGGTTTCTCCCATTAGACTAATTTTAATCGGAATAGGTTTGATGAGCTTAACAAAAGCTTTGACAACTTTTATGATGGTTTTAGGTCCTATTTATCAAGCAAGCCAGGCAAACATATGGATTACGGGTACCGTCTATGGATCCACTTGGAAAAATGTAGGTGCTCTGGTTCCATGGATAATCATATTGATTACTATTGCATTCATCTATGCCAGGAATGTAAACATTCAGGAACTTGGTGATGAAGTAGCAACAGGCCTTGGTGGACGGGTGCAAAGACAACGCTTGGTATTGATGCTTTTGAGTACGGGTTTAGTTGGCGGCTCAGTAGCTTTCGCAGGAGGGATTGGTTTTGTAGGCTTAATGGCGCCGCATATGGCCAGGAGATTAGTGGGTTCTGCATTTGGAGCATTGCTCCCTGTATCAGCACTCCTCGGAGGTATTTTAGTAATGCTTGCGGATTTAGTCGGGCGAACATTATTTTCACCATTAGAAATTCCAGCGGGTGTCTTTACAGCAAGTATAGGGGCACCTTACTTTATCTATTTATTATTTAAAACGAGAAACACTTAG
- a CDS encoding 3-hydroxyacyl-CoA dehydrogenase/enoyl-CoA hydratase family protein produces MLNQLIKKAAVLGSGVMGSGIAAHLANIGIPTLLLDIIPRELTEEEKAKGLTLEDKQVRNRISSQSIQKLLKQKPAPLAVKKNLALIEAGNLEDDLVKLKDVDWIIEVVVENLNVKKQVFEKVDHYRKPGSIISSNTSGISVEAMAEGRSDDFKKHFLGTHFFNPPRYLKLLEVIPTQYTSQEVISFMKTFGEDVLGKGVVLAKDTPNFIANRIGTYGLLVTVQEMLKGGYSVGEVDSVTGPLVGRPSSATFRTLDVVGLDTFAHVAGNVYEKVTGKEKEVFEVPSFMKTMLEKGWLGSKSGQGFFLKKGKEILELDPATLEYVPRKKLKTAATEMSKQEKGTANKLKALVYAQDRAGELLWNIFSPVLVYSAQLLGEIADTVVDIDRAMKWGFGWEMGPFETWDAIGLEKSVEKMKNDGLEIPLWLTEMLSKGHTSFYLEENGETFFYKNGEYRLVESNPKAIDLKVLKKQKGVIKKNGGASLLDLGDGVALLEFHSPNNAIGLDIIQMINFAIDEVENNYKGLVIGNQGKNFCVGANLAMMLMEAQDDNIFELEMVIRQFQNAMMKVKYSVKPVVAAPFAMTLGGGAEVCLPAAHIQASAETYMGLVEVGVGLLPGGGGNKELYIKHLEGLPNGVQVDLQNIANKVFETIATAKVSTSGAEARENNFLGLADGISVNGDHLLYDAKQAVLALHEKGYVQKARRKVPVVGETGYATLLLGAQSMFLSGYISEHDLKIAKKVAYVIAGGKVPYGTEVDEQYLLDLEREAFISLIREGKTQQRMQHMLVKGKPLRN; encoded by the coding sequence ATGTTGAACCAACTTATTAAAAAAGCAGCTGTTTTAGGCTCAGGAGTTATGGGATCGGGAATCGCTGCTCACCTAGCAAACATCGGTATACCGACATTATTATTAGATATTATTCCTCGGGAGTTAACAGAAGAGGAAAAGGCAAAAGGACTAACATTAGAAGATAAGCAGGTTCGTAATCGAATAAGCAGCCAATCAATTCAGAAATTATTAAAACAAAAACCTGCTCCATTAGCGGTAAAGAAGAACCTTGCACTTATTGAAGCAGGTAACTTAGAAGATGACCTCGTTAAATTAAAAGATGTTGACTGGATAATCGAAGTTGTCGTTGAAAATCTCAATGTAAAAAAGCAGGTCTTTGAAAAGGTGGATCACTATCGTAAACCCGGCAGCATCATCAGCTCTAATACATCAGGAATTTCAGTTGAAGCGATGGCAGAAGGAAGGTCAGATGATTTTAAAAAGCATTTCCTTGGCACACACTTCTTTAACCCGCCAAGATACTTAAAATTACTTGAAGTTATTCCTACTCAATATACTAGCCAGGAAGTCATTTCATTCATGAAAACATTTGGTGAGGATGTATTAGGTAAGGGTGTTGTTCTTGCAAAAGATACACCGAATTTCATTGCCAACCGGATTGGAACTTACGGTCTCCTCGTTACTGTACAAGAAATGCTAAAGGGCGGATATAGTGTAGGGGAAGTTGATTCCGTCACAGGTCCTCTTGTTGGCCGACCATCAAGTGCTACTTTCCGTACGTTGGATGTTGTTGGGTTAGATACCTTTGCACATGTAGCAGGAAATGTTTACGAAAAAGTCACAGGTAAAGAAAAGGAAGTTTTTGAAGTTCCTTCATTTATGAAAACGATGCTTGAAAAAGGTTGGTTAGGAAGCAAATCAGGGCAAGGCTTCTTCCTGAAGAAAGGGAAAGAAATCCTTGAACTTGACCCTGCTACATTAGAATATGTACCTCGTAAAAAGCTGAAAACTGCTGCCACTGAAATGAGTAAACAAGAAAAAGGCACGGCAAATAAATTGAAAGCGCTTGTATACGCACAAGATCGTGCTGGTGAACTTTTATGGAATATCTTTAGTCCTGTTCTAGTATACTCTGCACAACTTCTAGGCGAAATTGCTGACACGGTGGTCGATATTGACCGTGCCATGAAGTGGGGCTTCGGCTGGGAGATGGGTCCGTTTGAAACATGGGATGCCATTGGATTGGAGAAATCAGTCGAAAAGATGAAGAATGATGGCTTAGAAATTCCATTATGGCTAACAGAAATGCTTTCGAAGGGGCATACATCTTTCTATTTAGAAGAAAATGGTGAAACGTTCTTTTATAAAAATGGTGAATACCGCTTAGTGGAAAGTAATCCAAAAGCGATTGATTTGAAAGTATTAAAGAAACAAAAAGGTGTCATTAAAAAGAATGGTGGTGCCAGCTTACTTGATTTAGGTGATGGAGTAGCACTTCTAGAATTCCATTCTCCGAATAATGCGATTGGCCTTGATATTATCCAAATGATTAACTTTGCAATAGATGAAGTTGAGAACAATTACAAAGGGCTTGTAATCGGTAACCAGGGTAAGAACTTCTGTGTCGGTGCGAACTTAGCGATGATGCTAATGGAAGCACAAGATGATAATATCTTTGAACTTGAAATGGTCATTCGTCAATTCCAAAATGCAATGATGAAAGTGAAATATAGTGTTAAACCAGTCGTTGCAGCACCATTTGCGATGACACTTGGCGGTGGAGCAGAAGTATGTTTACCTGCTGCTCACATCCAAGCATCAGCAGAAACTTATATGGGGCTTGTTGAAGTTGGTGTCGGTTTACTTCCAGGCGGCGGCGGTAATAAGGAGTTATATATTAAGCATTTAGAAGGTCTGCCGAATGGCGTTCAAGTTGACCTGCAAAACATTGCGAATAAAGTGTTTGAAACAATTGCGACAGCAAAAGTATCGACTTCTGGTGCAGAAGCGCGTGAGAATAATTTCTTAGGCTTAGCAGATGGCATCAGTGTTAACGGAGATCACCTGTTATACGATGCAAAACAAGCTGTACTCGCCTTGCATGAAAAGGGATATGTACAAAAGGCACGCAGAAAAGTACCGGTAGTGGGTGAGACAGGATACGCAACACTCTTACTGGGAGCACAATCGATGTTCTTATCAGGATATATTTCAGAGCATGATTTAAAAATAGCCAAAAAAGTGGCTTATGTAATTGCTGGTGGAAAGGTTCCATATGGCACGGAAGTAGATGAGCAATATTTATTGGATTTAGAAAGAGAAGCATTCATAAGTTTAATTAGAGAAGGAAAAACACAACAGCGTATGCAGCACATGTTGGTAAAAGGAAAACCATTACGTAATTAA
- a CDS encoding FtsW/RodA/SpoVE family cell cycle protein yields the protein MTSTKNTTSKLDYSLVFILILLFLASCLSIYSAQASGQYDSNFLIKQIIFYGIGCGIIAAVIRLDSDQLKKLTWYAYGVGIFLLVFLMIAPESIAPVINGAKNWFKVPGIGSLQPSEFVKIFIILALAKVIEDHHQKNPVKTISSDFWLLIKLGVVTMVPLALIIKQDLGTSLVFLAILLGMIFISGITWKLLVPIFSIGTALISVIFYFVLLKPEILEKYLGVKQYQFSRIYSWLDPYNFQSSAGYQLTRSLLAIGSGQTGGKGYGNREVYLPESHTDFIFSVVGEEYGFIGASVLVSLFFLLIYHITKVGMETKNNFYTYICVGVISMITFHVFQNIGMTIGVLPITGIPLPFISYGGSSLMGNMLGLGLIFSIRYHYKKYMFSTTA from the coding sequence ATGACATCGACTAAAAATACAACTTCAAAACTTGATTATAGTCTGGTTTTCATCTTAATTTTATTATTTCTGGCTAGCTGTCTATCCATTTACAGTGCGCAGGCAAGCGGTCAATATGACAGTAACTTCCTTATAAAGCAAATTATCTTTTATGGAATTGGGTGTGGAATTATTGCCGCCGTTATTAGGCTTGATTCCGACCAGTTAAAGAAATTAACTTGGTATGCTTATGGTGTAGGAATATTTCTACTTGTTTTTTTAATGATAGCACCAGAAAGCATTGCCCCGGTGATCAATGGAGCAAAGAACTGGTTTAAGGTACCTGGAATTGGCTCACTCCAGCCCTCTGAGTTTGTCAAAATCTTTATTATCTTAGCGTTAGCAAAAGTAATTGAGGATCATCACCAAAAGAACCCAGTTAAAACGATTTCCTCTGATTTTTGGCTGCTAATAAAGCTTGGCGTCGTCACGATGGTTCCCTTAGCGCTTATTATTAAGCAAGACTTAGGGACTTCGCTCGTATTTTTAGCAATCCTTTTAGGGATGATTTTTATTTCCGGTATAACATGGAAACTATTAGTACCAATCTTTTCAATTGGAACAGCACTTATTTCTGTCATTTTTTATTTTGTATTGTTGAAGCCAGAGATTCTTGAAAAATATTTAGGCGTGAAGCAGTATCAATTTAGCCGTATTTACTCTTGGCTGGATCCCTATAACTTTCAAAGTTCAGCAGGTTACCAATTGACACGATCACTCCTAGCGATTGGTTCTGGACAAACGGGTGGTAAGGGCTATGGGAATAGAGAAGTCTATTTACCTGAAAGCCATACCGATTTTATCTTTAGTGTCGTCGGTGAAGAGTATGGTTTTATTGGTGCAAGTGTGCTCGTTAGTTTATTTTTCTTGTTGATTTACCATATTACCAAGGTCGGCATGGAAACAAAGAACAATTTTTATACGTACATTTGTGTTGGAGTAATCAGTATGATTACCTTTCACGTCTTCCAAAATATCGGGATGACGATAGGTGTTTTACCGATTACAGGAATTCCACTGCCGTTCATTAGCTATGGAGGAAGCTCGTTGATGGGAAATATGCTCGGGTTGGGCTTAATCTTCTCGATTCGCTATCACTATAAAAAATACATGTTCTCAACAACGGCATAA
- a CDS encoding IucA/IucC family C-terminal-domain containing protein: protein MGNTLKENDLSALHKYRLRSDIGKSFNVANLLDKRFVTDFMKNLAFSIAAPSERTAASIFIKRYAFIAVISLFAMSTSNKKMNLSLKNIEMEEPERGKDWLPMISLKDSSIEEWNGKDRNEWRKGICRDLFANNLYPLIEYFEKTFKVSKLILWENIAVYLFWLYEAELKDSENPNVQDDFHFLIMEAEGNLFGRYNLNPIQKYYSEKNSIDEVRIRKTCCFTYQLGSKRCKTCPCTHITKDGVCYDGESFCGAVRSIN, encoded by the coding sequence ATGGGTAATACACTTAAAGAAAATGACCTAAGCGCCTTACATAAATACAGGCTTAGGTCAGATATAGGCAAATCATTTAATGTGGCAAATTTACTAGATAAAAGATTTGTAACAGATTTCATGAAAAATTTAGCTTTTTCCATAGCTGCTCCTTCAGAAAGAACAGCTGCTTCCATATTTATAAAAAGATATGCATTTATTGCAGTCATTTCCCTTTTTGCAATGAGCACAAGCAATAAGAAAATGAATCTATCATTGAAAAATATTGAGATGGAAGAGCCGGAACGCGGGAAAGACTGGCTGCCGATGATTTCATTAAAGGATTCATCCATTGAGGAATGGAATGGGAAGGACCGGAATGAATGGAGAAAAGGTATTTGCCGCGATCTTTTTGCAAACAACCTTTACCCTTTAATTGAATACTTTGAAAAAACGTTTAAGGTTTCAAAACTAATTCTGTGGGAAAATATCGCTGTCTATTTGTTCTGGCTTTATGAGGCGGAGTTAAAGGATAGTGAGAATCCAAATGTACAAGATGATTTTCATTTCTTAATCATGGAAGCAGAGGGTAATCTGTTCGGCAGATACAATCTAAATCCGATACAAAAGTACTATTCCGAGAAAAATTCCATTGATGAAGTAAGGATAAGAAAAACCTGTTGTTTTACCTATCAGCTTGGATCAAAACGCTGTAAAACATGTCCTTGTACGCATATTACAAAGGATGGAGTGTGTTATGATGGAGAAAGTTTTTGCGGAGCAGTTCGAAGCATTAATTGA
- a CDS encoding iron-siderophore ABC transporter substrate-binding protein, translated as MKGFKHLFAVISLIALFLLAACGNTEEKPATQNEDDTKTEDTSYTVEHAMGSTTLEKTPKKVVILTNEGTEALLALGVKPVGAVQSWLGDPWYNHITKDMDGVEVVGVESEVNLEKIATLKPDLIIGNKLRQEAVYSQLSAIAPTVFSETLRGDWKENFKLYAKALNLEEKGDEVLSDFDDHVADVKAKLGDKVNQEVSVVRFMAGKSRIYYTDSFSGIIFDQVGLKRASQQAELFTPDNKLGNLAIEVGKEVIPKMDGDILFYFTYAPKGDQAALDTAKEWTNDPLWKNLNAVKNGKAYEVSDATWNTAGGVLAANIMLDDLEKIMLEK; from the coding sequence ATGAAAGGTTTTAAACATTTATTTGCTGTCATTTCATTAATTGCTCTTTTCCTTCTTGCTGCCTGTGGTAACACGGAAGAAAAACCAGCCACACAAAATGAAGATGACACAAAAACAGAAGACACTAGCTATACGGTAGAACATGCAATGGGGTCAACGACATTAGAAAAAACGCCTAAAAAGGTCGTTATATTAACAAATGAAGGAACCGAAGCCTTACTTGCACTAGGAGTAAAACCAGTGGGTGCCGTTCAATCTTGGCTTGGCGATCCGTGGTATAATCACATCACAAAGGATATGGACGGTGTCGAGGTTGTTGGAGTTGAAAGTGAAGTAAATTTAGAGAAAATCGCAACGCTTAAACCTGATTTAATTATCGGAAACAAGCTTCGTCAAGAAGCTGTGTACAGCCAATTAAGCGCAATAGCTCCTACTGTTTTTTCCGAAACCCTGAGAGGTGATTGGAAAGAAAACTTTAAACTATACGCAAAAGCATTAAACCTAGAGGAAAAAGGGGACGAGGTACTTAGTGATTTTGATGACCACGTTGCCGACGTGAAAGCGAAACTTGGTGATAAGGTAAATCAAGAAGTATCTGTTGTCCGTTTTATGGCTGGAAAATCTCGTATTTATTATACCGATTCTTTCTCTGGTATTATCTTTGATCAAGTTGGTCTAAAACGAGCTTCGCAACAGGCAGAACTTTTTACACCTGATAATAAGCTGGGTAACCTTGCTATCGAGGTTGGAAAAGAAGTTATTCCGAAAATGGACGGTGACATCCTTTTCTATTTCACGTATGCTCCAAAAGGTGATCAAGCAGCCCTTGATACAGCGAAAGAATGGACAAATGATCCACTTTGGAAAAATTTAAATGCCGTGAAAAATGGAAAAGCCTACGAAGTTAGTGATGCTACTTGGAATACAGCAGGCGGCGTTTTAGCTGCAAACATCATGCTGGATGATCTTGAAAAAATCATGCTAGAAAAATAA
- a CDS encoding YuzL family protein produces the protein MGKMKKDPSKRGVSAASVQGNAGPGGEQADKNKVNSQNNQYKR, from the coding sequence ATGGGTAAAATGAAGAAAGACCCATCTAAAAGAGGCGTAAGCGCCGCTAGCGTTCAAGGAAACGCCGGTCCTGGCGGAGAACAAGCGGACAAAAACAAAGTAAACAGCCAAAACAATCAGTATAAAAGATAA
- a CDS encoding DUF2573 family protein — protein MEKVFAEQFEALIEKYSDLLVGESSEETKEKVKTWALYSHIAKSMPALAKHWNELYPEAKQEMKEIINEIKLLNEKHRQLK, from the coding sequence ATGGAGAAAGTTTTTGCGGAGCAGTTCGAAGCATTAATTGAGAAATATAGTGACCTGCTTGTCGGTGAATCAAGTGAGGAAACGAAGGAAAAGGTTAAGACCTGGGCTCTATATTCCCATATAGCAAAGTCAATGCCTGCTTTGGCAAAGCATTGGAACGAACTTTATCCAGAAGCGAAGCAGGAAATGAAAGAAATAATCAATGAAATTAAATTACTTAATGAAAAGCATAGACAATTAAAGTAA
- a CDS encoding iron ABC transporter permease: protein MLLKNTGQRWAGLFIAIFILLLLMAASIVYGYTDTTWKMAIDALTNFDGSNEHIVIQSVRIPRAFIAAAVGASLAISGVLMQTVTKNPLASPDIFGVNAGAGVAVVIAVTVFSVGSLQLFTWLSFAGAAVAAISVYAIGSVGREGLTPMKLTLAGAAMTALFASFTQGILVLNEAALEQVLFWLAGSVAGRSLDNLIAVLPYLIGGWIISLIIATKMNVLSMGEDVAKGLGLNTALLKITIGIVVILLSGGAVAVAGPIGFIGIVVPHLTRSIVGIDHRWVIPFSGLLGGVLLLAADIASRYILMPQEVPVGVMTAIIGTPFFIYIARKGFNGR from the coding sequence ATGCTTCTAAAAAACACAGGCCAAAGGTGGGCGGGACTTTTTATTGCTATCTTTATATTGCTTCTCTTAATGGCAGCAAGTATTGTCTACGGGTATACAGATACCACATGGAAAATGGCTATAGATGCTTTAACGAATTTCGATGGATCTAATGAACATATTGTTATACAATCTGTTAGAATCCCACGTGCGTTTATTGCTGCAGCAGTGGGTGCAAGCTTAGCGATTTCAGGTGTCTTAATGCAGACTGTAACGAAAAATCCTCTTGCCTCCCCTGATATTTTTGGGGTAAACGCCGGGGCAGGAGTCGCCGTCGTCATTGCCGTTACGGTCTTTAGTGTGGGAAGCCTTCAACTATTTACCTGGTTATCCTTTGCTGGTGCAGCTGTGGCTGCAATAAGTGTCTATGCAATTGGGTCAGTCGGAAGAGAAGGGTTGACCCCGATGAAACTGACTCTAGCGGGTGCTGCAATGACAGCATTATTCGCCTCGTTTACACAAGGGATACTGGTCTTAAATGAAGCAGCCTTGGAGCAAGTATTATTTTGGCTTGCGGGATCAGTGGCAGGAAGAAGCCTTGATAATTTAATAGCTGTACTTCCTTATTTAATTGGAGGCTGGATCATTTCTTTGATCATAGCAACAAAAATGAATGTCCTATCTATGGGGGAGGATGTAGCCAAAGGTCTTGGATTGAATACAGCGCTATTAAAAATTACGATTGGAATAGTAGTAATCCTCCTTTCAGGCGGGGCAGTTGCTGTTGCAGGACCAATTGGATTTATTGGTATTGTCGTTCCACATCTTACCCGTTCGATTGTAGGAATTGACCATCGCTGGGTCATTCCTTTTTCCGGACTTCTTGGTGGAGTGCTTTTACTGGCTGCAGATATCGCCTCCAGATATATTTTAATGCCTCAGGAAGTCCCAGTCGGCGTTATGACGGCGATTATTGGAACCCCATTTTTCATTTATATTGCTAGAAAGGGGTTCAATGGGCGATGA
- a CDS encoding ABC transporter ATP-binding protein, whose protein sequence is MNAVETKNLSLSYGDTLIIDELNLKIPKGEISVFIGANGCGKSTLLRSIARLLKPKSGAVILEGEAIAKLSTKEVAKKMAILPQSPSAPEGLTVLQLVKQGRYPHQSWLKQWSEEDERKVHDALKATRLEDLKERTVDSLSGGQRQRAWIAMTLAQDTDVILLDEPTTYLDMTHQIEILDLLFELNEKKKRTVVMVLHDLNLACRYAHNIVALKDQKVYAQGQPEYVINCSLVKNVFGMDCEVTMDPLFGTPLCIPYGKGRCILQKAAVSNG, encoded by the coding sequence ATGAATGCGGTTGAAACGAAAAATTTATCACTTTCATACGGGGATACACTCATCATTGATGAATTAAATTTAAAAATTCCTAAAGGTGAAATTTCCGTTTTTATTGGAGCTAATGGCTGCGGAAAATCAACTCTTCTTCGTTCAATCGCCCGTCTTCTTAAGCCAAAATCCGGTGCGGTTATTTTGGAGGGCGAAGCCATTGCTAAGCTTTCGACGAAAGAAGTCGCAAAAAAAATGGCGATACTTCCTCAATCACCGTCCGCTCCTGAAGGACTGACTGTACTGCAGCTTGTAAAACAGGGACGTTATCCACATCAATCCTGGTTAAAACAATGGTCAGAAGAAGATGAGAGAAAGGTTCATGACGCCCTAAAAGCAACCCGGTTAGAGGATTTAAAAGAACGGACAGTTGATTCCCTTTCTGGAGGTCAAAGGCAGCGCGCCTGGATTGCCATGACCTTGGCACAGGATACGGATGTCATTCTTTTAGATGAGCCGACGACTTATTTAGATATGACACATCAGATTGAAATCCTCGACCTTCTTTTTGAACTGAATGAAAAGAAAAAAAGAACAGTTGTCATGGTTCTTCATGATTTAAATCTTGCGTGCCGCTATGCCCATAATATTGTTGCCCTAAAGGATCAAAAGGTTTATGCGCAAGGGCAGCCTGAGTACGTAATCAACTGCAGCCTGGTCAAAAATGTTTTTGGTATGGATTGTGAGGTTACTATGGATCCTTTATTCGGAACACCTCTTTGTATTCCTTATGGAAAAGGAAGATGTATACTCCAAAAGGCGGCCGTGTCCAATGGGTAA